In Silene latifolia isolate original U9 population chromosome 6, ASM4854445v1, whole genome shotgun sequence, the genomic window CCCAGTtagtgacgacattaccattccgggagatgcgcttggaagtttcatccaatggcctgaaactcacatctacttggcgaagatatctccgcctcgaaatggaaagcgattggggttagaagaaatacctttatatatatgttacatttttaattgttgaatgtttttatatgttaaatttatatgttattttttttttgtagggaacaaaaaagctggctttggcggataagcctaagtccacagacatgccaacgacctcgtcgagacaacaacttgatgaggtatttaattaacttctccatttttttaaaaacctcgctccctttatttatattttgtctgtatttataaaaagcatggtaattttgtgtaggggacaaaaaagaccgataagcctaagtccccgccttactcgctactactacctcatcattgaaagttaggagtttaaacgacacacaatataaagggaaggattacatgggaTATGTAAGAACGATGACGAtaaggaaactgcatgaggaggctggccatcgcatagccaccgagcaattgatagttattccgctcgaggaggatattctaggggttgagcgccaagcacatctatcatgggatatgttagccgtatgggctggcctagaccgtTGATATAGCACacgtatttgtttggatgaagtaagtttcttaataaataatttcatagtctaatattctgactactacatagtgttttaaataccggaattaataccgtaataatgtaggatattgaaattgagagtgatccccgagaagaatattccatctgatcaatacggattcctgtgcccctatgttttatctttatttattccggatttctcgttcgaagaacgggtagattatattgctcagcaattggcgacaaccaagaagctgatttttggcgcttataatgaaaaagggtaataaacaaattaatattacgtttccccctacaattgcattttcataactaatatatgtacttgttaataatgatgatgtctcttgatgtaggactcattgggtgctagcagccatcatgccgacaaggaataaagttttctggttggactctatacatcatcaaccaagcgagacttttaagcgcttgattaataagtaagtttataatactgatttatttataataacattaagtttcaatttttatttatagaaaaaagctcatttttgcccctaaaaaaatgagtttctgcctccttttttatttttaaaaaaaagggtctttgagaagaaaagagcaaacgagcaggatcaacccacgaaagattctgatgttggccctgattttattacgataacaggggtacgtgctcaaatacaataacattaagtgcaaaatctgtgtttaatactaatacaatacctaaagttcaagattctgatgtgagccttctctcgtctgttttttttttatgtaataataggcccctcgccagccagatagcatacaatgtggatactacgcttgtcggttcatgttggagattattaggcgaagatatctcattattccagaaaaggttagtaatttaataatgtgtttattactttttttaaattagagctaatgttgtcttgcttgctgctatatataccatgatgttgctaatgttgtcttgcttgctgctatatataccataatgtcttctctttgttttttccgaagatgcaatcaacccgtcacaacagattgagcgactcaagtatagatatagacgaggtaagagacatgtggggcaactacgtcttagaatatagaaatgcatgatactcatagtttagatcaacttattagtaaattttttgttgaagttagggaatgattagttcatgtaaattcaactccttgtaattatatatatatatatatatatatatatatatatatatatatatatatatatatatatatatatatatatatatatatgatgctgctgttgtggttgaattgaatctattgagttctgatgaacccagctgtgatttatgcttGTCTTTGGTATATATGGTGTTCTTGATATATGCAaggttttgaatggcatgaaacaaatttaatttttcaaaacattaggagttcgtaataaaaacggttacgaaaaaaaaaccgttgtgaatacctttcacaacggttaataaaaaaaacaccgttgtgaatgactttcacaaatacccgcgcataatattcaacaacaggttttaaacgaagaaccgttgttaaaagtcttcacattttgaaggtaaagttacaacaacggtttgcttcaactaagaaccgttgttactaacaattgcaacaacgggtatgtatcataaacccgttgtcaaaagacttcacaattttggagggaaagttacaacaacggttatacatacgacaaccgttgttatattattccctccaaatttttgaaacactttccacaacggagaacacccaacaacaacggcttttaaccgtggtcaatactttagacaacggtttcattaaataaccaaaccgttgtaaataccttctacaacggccgctttaacaacgttcgctttttgtttttacaacggtttttacccgttgttatagcctgtatctgtagtagtgtttgaGCTGGATAAGAGAGAGTATAAGACAGTGATGCATGTGTTTGTAAATGACGAATTTTAAATGGTGGTAGTTGATTGTGTTTTCTTTTTGCTGATCGATTTTTAATCTGTTTTATTGCGCAAACTTTATGatgttattagctttgtcattgGTTGGAACTAATATTACTTacattttcacctaaaaaaacaaacataaattgCGTTTTtatcatactccctccaattttctgttatcttccctctttcctttttcacaaaagtttgattatcttctctctttccttttttggcaagtttcattcattttttattaatttctctctcctaaaaaatcaactcccattactttatctattatttattcattattcattatttattattttctctcctcTATAAACttcacaacttacaatactttattctactttattccttctttattcccatttcttaatttttgtgcccaaaagaaaggaGAAGATAaaaggaaattggagggagtatttaatagggttatttcataggaataatccaACCTAAGCTCCCTATACTTATAGGAGTTTTAAATTCATCCTAGTATTTAACTGGGAAAAATCTCATCTTTAATGTCATTTAACTTTAATTGATCTCTTAAAAGGGATACTTGTAAAACCGATTACCTTTTCTCTTGAACTCTTTCATCCTAATGAGAAACAAAAACATCACTCAACATCTTCACTTTAATCAATCAACAACCCTAAATTATTTTTCTCCAAATTAATTTCCTCACCAGATTTCCCCCCAAATCATTTTACTGTAAcaaatcttcatcttcatctctcACCCTGAAAACTTATCTTCATATCCCTACAACAAACATTCATCATCAAATATGTATAAAAATCCGCATCTCCCTCACGTACATTGAACACCCATCTCTAAATCTCTGACCATCTCTCTTCCATTGTTAAGTGATTAAGACAACAAAATTTATGCAATTACATTGCCCAGTTGCTAAAGGATAAAAAATGTTTAGAAATTAAGAAATGACTCAGATCGATGCACATATATAATGGAGCAGTCTTTTGAATACGATGAGTATGACCCAAAGCTCTGACTATCTAAATGCCTTGCATTCTCTACCTAGGTTCCTACTGACAATGTTGTCTGACAATGCCAGCACCGAAAAATACTTCAAACTACTCTCATTTCTTCTGATCCACTTGCCtgcttgaaaaaaaaaaaatcaaataagggACGTTCTTATTTGTGGTCGAATGGATGCCTAGGCTTAGTCTTCGTCCCCCAGCTTCATCCGGACTTTGAATAGCAGCAACAGGTCTTATAGAAATACACATCTTTATATCTTTGTTCTCTATACATGAAGGTTGTCCCCCACGCATATTTATCATCAAGGATTCTTATCATTAAAGTTGCCCTTTCATTATTGATAAATGTGGCTGACCCTAATGCTTTTGAGTTTATTGATAAATGTACGCCCCCATTTGATGAGAAAAATGAAGAACTGTTAGAATGTGAAACTTCTCCACATTTAAGTCTTGAAACTTATGTTTATTTACTAAGTTCATGCATTAGGTAGATGAACCCGTAGAATAATAAGTTTAGAAACTTATCTCATTCATTACTTGTGTAATTGTTTACAAGCGTTTAAGGTGCATGATCACCTATAAATAGCGCGCATATGTATTGCTAAAATTATCAATTTACAAATAAATCAATTAATATAAATCATCTTCATTCAATATCCTTAAAACTAATTAtcatttctaacaagtggtatcagagccacaaGGATCTTAAGagccaaaaataaataaaaatatggCTTCCGCATCAAATACAATTTCAATACCAACAGCTCCTATGTTTGGAGGAGAAAATTATGATTATTGGTGCATAAAAATGAAACTCTTTTTAAGAGCAAATGCACTTTGGGAAATTGTCGAGAGTGGtatacaacaacaaaaacaagacGTTGTGTACACCGAAGcacaattaaaaaaaatcaatgaaaatgaattaaaagacGCTAAAGCCCTCTCTTATATTTTAAATGCTGTCACAGAGGTAATATTTCCTAGGATCATGCGAGCAACAACCGCAAAAGAAGCTTGGGATTCACTCCAACAAGAGTTCCAAGGAGATATTAAAATACGAACCATTCGACTCAATACCTTAAGAAAGGATTTTGAGAATATGAAGATGAAAGATGATGAAGACATCAAGGATTACACTTCAAGACTCATGGAAGTGGTTAATCAGATGAAAATGTACGGAGAAGATATTACTGATATAAGAATTGTGCAGAAAATTTTAGGAACCTTAACGAAAAGGTTTGACACAATTATAACAGTAATCGAAGAGTCCAAAGATATATCAAAACTCAGTGTTTCTGAGTTAACAGGCTCATTGCTCGCCTATGACCAAAAGTttaaaaaattagaaacttcATCTGAAAATGCTTTCCCATCAAAACATAAATTGAAGACATTCAATTCCAAAGGCGGTTGAAAGAAAAATGCTTCAAATCCAGGTGCTTCTTATAAAACTGAAGCTTCACAATCAAGAGGAAAATATCCTTCTTGTGGCACTTGTGGAAAGACAAATCATGCCGAAAAAGATTGTTATTTTAAAGGGAAACCGCAATGTCGCCATTGCAAAAGATTTGGACATTTTGAAAAACATTGCaggcaaaaggcaagagagtCAAAACCGGAGGGAAATTTTTTAAGTAGCACTGAAGAAGAAGATTATTTATTCTATGCACGCCAAGCATCGATTTCCAGTCACAAAGAAAAATGGCTAATCGATAGTGGTTGTACAAACCATATGACAAATAATTCAAACATGTTTTGCAAATTAGATACATCGGTGAATGTTCCAGTTCGGATGGGAAATGGTGCCATTGTGAAATCCAAAGGCAAAGGCACGATTGCAGTTACAACCAAAAGAGGAACAAAGTACATAAATGATGTCCTCCTTGTTCCCGATCTTTCTGAAAATTTACTCAGTGTTGCTCAAATGGTTAAAAATGGTTACTCACTTGTTTTTGAGAAAAACCATTGCACCATATACGATCCTGACAAAAAAGAAATTGCGAAGGTTATTCTGGAAAATAAAAGTTTCAGTTTGAGATGGGACTCTCCCGAGGAAAGTTCAAATAGAGCCCACATGGAGGATACATGGTTGTGGCATAGAAGGTATGGGCACTTTAATTTGCGTGCCTTAAGTGACCTTCACAAGCAGAATATTGTGCGCGACTTTCCTTCAATTTGTGTGACTAATGATTTGTGTGAACCTTGTCAACTTGGAAAGCAACACAGGCTGCCATTTCCAAAAGGGCAAGCCTGGAGAGCCAAAGAAAAATTAGAGCTCGTGCATACTGATGTATGCGGTCCCCAAAGAACATTATCCGTTAACGGAAACAAATACTTCATCTTGTTTATTGATGACTTTACCCGCATGACTTGGGTATACTTCATGAGAGAAAAATCTGAagtttttcaaatctttaaaaagtTTAAGGCTCTTGTCGAAAATCAAAGCGGGTGCAAAATTAAGATGTTAAGATCTGACAGAGGAAAGGAGTACAATTCATCCGAGTTTGATAAGTTTTGTGAAGACTAAGGCATGGAACACCAACTCACAGTCGGGTATACGCCTCAACAAAACGGAGTCTCAGAGAGGAAAAATAGAATTGTTATGGAAATGGCGAGATGCATGCTAGCAGAAAAGAAAATGCCGAAAAAATTAAAGGGTCAAGTCAGTGTATACAACCGTctatttgttaaatagacttatTACAAAAGCACTTCAAGGAAAAACTCCAGTTGAAGCTTGAAGTGGTAAAAAACCCACGGCAAAACATTTAAAGGTATTTGGTTCAGTTTGTTATGCTCATATTCCACCTCAAAAAAGAGGTAAGCTAGACGAAAAATCAGAGAAAGGAATTTTCATTGGATATGATTCAAAGTCAAAAGGTTACAGAATTTTTAACCTTGAGACGGAGAAGATCACAGTTAGTAGAGATGTTGCTTTTGATGAAGATGCAATTTGGAATTGGGAGGAGAAAAAAGTGGAAAAAAATGTGATGCTACTTCCTGAATCTCACTACCAGCAACAAGAGCATAACCAACCGCAACCAAATGATGATGGTGTGAACACTGAACCAAACACACCTGCTACTTCCCAAATACCAGGAGAATCACCTCACTCTGTTGCAAATTCAGACATCGCCACGGGCCCTCAAGGTAAAAAAAAAGGTtgtctgaaatatatgataattgCCCAATAATTCATTTAGATCAAGAAGAGTGTGAGAGATGTCATTTCGCAGTTGAAGAACCAAAAGACTATGACGAAGCATCTCAGTACAAAGAATGGCAAATTGCCATGGAAATGAAATAAGCATGATAAAGAAAAATGAGACATGGGAATTGGTTGACCGACCTGACAATCGAAAAGTGATAGGGGTAAAATGGGTTTTTAAACTCAAATTGAATCCTGATGGGTCAGTCAACAAACACAAAGCCAGATTGGTTGTCAAAGGTTACTCACAACAAGCCGGAATAGACTATGGAGATACTTTTGCTCCGGTGGCTAGACATGATACTGTGCGAACTCTTATTGCTTTGGCCGCACAAGAAAAATGGAAAATATATCAATTGGATGTCAAGTCCGCATTTCTCAATGGCGAACTCGAGGAGGAGATATACATAGAGCAACCTCCAGGTTTTGTTGTCAAAGAAGATGAAGATAAAGTGTGCAAACTAAAGAAGGCCTTGTACGGTCTAAAACAAGCACCCCGGGCTTGGTATAGTAAGATCGATTCCCACTTTACTGAACAAGGGTTTGAAAGAAGTAAAAATGAGCACACCCTTTATATAAAAAGGAATGGCGAAACTGATCTGCTCATTGTTTCACTTTATGTTGATGATCTTTTAGTCACAGGAAATAACTCAAAAATGGTGAATGAATTTAAGGAGGAGATGAAGAAAAAATTTGAGATGACTGATTTAGATCTGATGAATTATTTTCTTGGCATGGAGGTCGATCAGTCAGAGAAAGGGATCTTCATTTCTCAAACAAAATTTGCTGAAGACATTCTCGAAAAAATTTAAAATGCGATTTCTAAAGCAGTGGGAACACTCCTTTGGTTCAAAATGAGAAGTTCTCAAAGAATAACGGTCAAAAAAAggttgacccaaaacaattcaGAGTTTGGTTGGTAGTTTATTGTACTTGACACTACTCGACCGGATGTAATGTATCTTTGCAAAGCCTCTTATCAAGATTTATGAATGAACCTAGTGAAATTCACATGGGTGCCGCAAAACGGGTTCTAAGATATTTAAGAGGCACTGCTGATTTTGGTATCTTGTACAAACCATGCTCAAGCCCAAAGCTAACTCGCCTACTACGATAGTGATTGGGGAGGTTAACGTTGACGATATGAAAAGCACTTCGGTTATGCTTTTACTCTTGGTTCGGAGTGTTTTCGTGGATTTCAAAAAAGCGAGGAAGTTGTAGCACAATCTCTGCAGAGCCGAATATGTTCTTTGCCTCGGCCGTTAATCAAGCCAAATGGATGAGAAAGATATTCGCAGACCTAGGTTATAACCAAAATGAAGCCACGGATATTTTGGTCGATAACAAGTCTGCAATAGCCATTTCAAAGAATCCGATTTGTTTCACAAAAACGAAGCAcatgaaaatcaagttttatCTTTGTTCGTGATGCTCAACAAGAAAAAGAAGTGAAACTCATTTATTGTCCAACGGAAGATCAATTGGCAGATATTTTCACAAAAGCCTTACCCAAACCACGATTTGAATATCTAAGATTACAACTCGGAGTAATGGGAAGAAGTCTCAAGGAGGAGTGTTAGAATGTGAAACTTCTCCACATTTAAGTCTTGAAACTTATGTTTATTTACTAAGTTCATTCATTAGGTAGATGAACCCGTTGAATAATAAGTTTAGAAACTTATTTCATTCATTACTTGTGTAATTGTTTACAAGCGTTTAAGGTGCATGATCACTTGTAAATAGCGCGCATATGTATTGCTAAAATTATCAATTTACAAATAAATCAATTAATATAAATCATCTTCATTCAATATCCTTAAAACTAATTATCATTTCTAACAAGAACATATAAAGAATAATTAAGAAGAAATGAAGAATTAG contains:
- the LOC141588385 gene encoding uncharacterized protein LOC141588385 produces the protein MASASNTISIPTAPMFGGENYDYWCIKMKLFLRANALWEIVESGIQQQKQDVVYTEAQLKKINENELKDAKALSYILNAVTEVIFPRIMRATTAKEAWDSLQQEFQGDIKIRTIRLNTLRKDFENMKMKDDEDIKDYTSRLMEVVNQMKMYGEDITDIRIVQKILGTLTKRFDTIITVIEESKDISKLSVSELTGSLLAYDQKFKKLETSSENAFPSKHKLKTFNSKGG